One window from the genome of Anopheles coluzzii chromosome X, AcolN3, whole genome shotgun sequence encodes:
- the LOC120953338 gene encoding uncharacterized protein LOC120953338 — translation MLCARLKIVLCLIQLLAMQVSHSVLGLESVHIQVPVAVLVGTSATLICECDLPDDELYSVKWYKGKHEFFRYTSKEIPSIKIFPKAGISVNVNLSNASHLVLVNVEPQSSGKYSCEITEAAPSFHTKIATRTMNVVDLPATAPQILDIKPFYGAEEFLEVECRSGPSLPAPKLEWFVNDLPLHQPLPVPSRLEYGTQPGSAGRPTTASSSGSSSSSSSRKKQSAKSSLPALTVPPSTDGESRENDLAEVLPGRPRPAIGTTNGGSSSSSSTTTTITTTTTSSSSSSSSQEPAGNGTSGEHRKGAGNSRYELAVSRLKLLLEHGHFRNGKLKVECAAHIFDLYRQSTVATADENYPQVRVLSNSDNGVHFSFMSDKDEASSSGSPRSVLAYLPGQLARLAGTIGGWAAHPRTVHGGGKAIVDTGQPALVSYVLLGVGWLSLRWWLF, via the exons TGTCCCACAGCGTGCTCGGGCTGGAGAGTGTCCACATACAGGTGCCGGTGGCGGTGCTGGTCGGCACGAGCGCCACGCTCATCTGCGAGTGCGACCTGCCGGACGACGAGCTCTACTCGGTCAAGTGGTACAAGGGCAAGCACGAGTTTTTTCGCTACACCTCCAAAGAGATCCCGTCGATCAAGATCTTCCCGAAGGCGGGCATCAGCGTAAAT GTCAACCTGTCGAACGCTAGCCACCTGGTGCTGGTGAACGTGGAGCCGCAGAGCAGCGGCAAGTACAGCTGCGAAATTACCGAGGCGGCCCCGTCCTTCCACACCAAGATAGCGACGCGCACGATGAACGTGGTGGACCTGCCGGCCACCGCACCCCAGATCCTGGACATCAAGCCGTTCTACGGGGCGGAGGAGTTCCTCGAGGTCGAGTGCCGGTCGGGGCCGTCGCTGCCCGCCCCGAAGCTCGAGTGGTTCGTGAACGATCTGCCGCTGCACCAGCCGCTGCCGGTCCCGTCCCGGCTGGAGTACGGGACGCAGCCCGGCAGCGCTGGCCGAcccaccaccgccagcagctccggtagcagcagcagtagcagtagcaggaAAAAACAATCAGCCAAGTCTTCCTTGCCAGCACTGACGGTGCCACCGTCCACCGATGGGGAGTCGCGCGAAAACGACCTGGCGGAGGTGCTGCCGGGAAGGCCACGGCCAGCGATCGGCACTACCaatggtggtagtagcagcagcagcagcaccaccactactatcaccaccactaccaccagcagcagcagcagcagcagcagccaggaGCCGGCGGGCAACGGCACATCCGGCGAGCACCGGAAGGGTGCCGGCAACAGTCGCTACGAGCTGGCCGTGTCCcggctgaagctgctgctcgagcaTGGCCACTTCCGCAACGGCAAGCTGAAG GTGGAGTGTGCAGCGCACATCTTCGACCTGTACCGGCAGTCGACGGTGGCGACGGCGGACGAAAACTATCCCCAGGTGCGCGTGCTCTCGAACAGCGATAATGGCGTACACTTTTCCTTCATGAGCGACAAGGACGAAG CTTCATCGTCCGGATCGCCCCGATCGGTGCTGGCGTACCTGCCGGGGCAGCTGGCGCGCCTGGCCGGTACCATCGGCGGTTGGGCGGCTCACCCGCGGACGGTGCACGGCGGCGGGAAGGCGATTGTTGACACGGGCCAGCCGGCCCTCGTCTCGTACGTGCTGCTGGGCGTGGGCTGGCTTAGCTTGCGGTGGTGGCTCTTCTAG